The DNA segment CGGCCACTTCGGTGCTGAAACCGACCGTACCTTCGGTAAAGCCCGAGTTGTACTTGATGATCGTGCCTTGCACCCAGTTGATGCGACGGTCGGTTTCGTTGGACTGACCGTTTTTGCGGTAAGCGAACTTGCCGCCGCGCTTGAGTTGTTCGTTGGCATACCAGTTGCGGGTCGAACCGCTGATCGATTGCCCTTCGAGGAAACCGGTGGCTTCGGCCTGGGCGCTCTTTTCGTTGACGGTCACTGGCGTGAACGCCTGGCTTTGGGTTTCCGCATAAGCCGTGGCGGTGATGCTGCTGATGGCCAGGGCCAGTATCGCGGTGCTGCTCAGTTTCATGGGTGAAGCTCCTTTACTTTCTTTTTATCCCGGCTTTTTTTGGTAGACCGGTTATTGGTTTAGAACTCGTTCACACATCGCAAACGTTTGCAAAAGGCCGGGTTGACGAATTTCGGCAAAGCGCTTGCGTGAGGGGAGTACACGGCTCCCCTCAGCGTTGCGGCTAATCGGTAGGTTTAATCGATACTGACGCCCGAAAATACGTTGCGACCGAACGGGCTGACTTTGAAGCCCTCGACCTTGGTGCTTAACGGCTGGTTGACCGTCGAGTGGGCGACTGGCGTGATCGGCACTTGCTGTTTAAGCAATTGCTGGGCCTGTTTATAAAGCACGGTGCGCTGTTCGCGGTCGGTAACGACCTTGGCTTGTTTAATCAGCTTGTCGTATGCCGGATCGCACCACATGGAGTAGTTGTTGCCGCCAATCGCATCGCAGCTGTACAGGGTGCCGAGCCAGTTGTCCGGGTCACCATTGTCGCCGGTCCAGCCGATCAGGCTGACGTCGTGTTCGCCATTCTTGGTGCGCTTGATGTACTCGCCCCATTCATAGCTGACGATCTTCACTTTCAGACCGATCTTCGCCCAGTCGGCCTGGAGCATTTCGGCCATCAGTTTGGCGTTCGGGTTGTACGGGCGCTGCACCGGCATGGCCCACAGGGTGATCTCGGTGCCTTCTTTCACACCGGCAGCCTTGAGCAGTTCCCTGGCTTTTTCCGGGTTGTAGGCGGCGTCCTTGACGGTGTCGTCGTAGGACCACTGCGTCGGTGGCATCGCGTTGACGGCCAGTTGACCGGCGCCTTGATAAACAGCGTTGAGAATCCCTTGTTTATTCACCGCCATGTCCAGCGCCTGGCGCACTTCGAGCTGGTCGAAAGGCTTGTGGCGGACGTTGTAGGCGATGTAGCCGAGGTTGAAACCGGGCTTGGAGATCAGTTGCAGTTTCGGGTCGGCCTTCAGCGCTTCGACATCGGCCGGACGCGGATGCAGGGTGATCTGGCATTCGCCTGCCTTGAGCTTCTGCACCCGCACCGAGGCGTCCGTGTTGATAGCGAAGATCAGATTGTCGAGCTTGACCCGGCTCGGGTCCCAATACTGTTTATTAGCCGTGTAACGGATGTTCGAATCTTTCTGATAACTCTTGAACACGAACGGCCCGGTGCCGATCGGTTTCTGGTTGATGTCGCTCGGCTTGCCTTCGGCCAGCAGCTTGTCGGCGTATTCGGCGGACAGGATCGCGGCGAAGCTCATGGCGATGTTCTGGATGAACGCGGCGTCGACGCTGTTGAGCGTGAACTCCACGGTCAGTGGCCCGGTCTTTTCGACCTTGGCGATGTTCTTGTTCAGGCTCATCCCGTTGAAATACGGGAATTCGGTCGGGTAAGCCTTACGAAACGGCTGTTGCGCATCAAGCATGCGATTGAACGTGAACAGCACGTCGTCGGCGTTGAAGTCGCGGCTCGGTTTGAAGTAAGGGGTCGTATGAAATTTCACACCTTCACGCAGGTGGAAAATGTATTTCAGACCATCCTCGGAAATATCCCACGTTGTTGCCAGGCCAGGTACGACATTGGTCGCGCCCTTTTCGAACTCGACCAGGCGGTTGTACAGCGGTTCGGCGGCGTCGTTATCGGTGGCCGTCGTGTATTGCGCGGTATCGAAACCCGCCGGGCTGCCTTCCGAGCAGAACACCAGGCTTTTCTGTGCGGCGAAACTGGCGGACGACGCGGCCAACAGGCCAGCACCCAGCAATGCGGACAATTTCAAGGTATGGCGCATGACGCTCCCTCTTTTTTTAATGGTGTGCAATGCGCTTTGGCCCCGATCCCGGGACGTTCATGGCGCATTGAGCTCAATCCAATACGTACGGCAAAACCGGTGGCCCACGCAGACACTGGTCAGTACGCGACGGTAGGCACCGTGCTTCTGGCAGTAAATACGTAAAAGCCTTAATGCTCGTAGGAAAAGTCGACGCGCCTATACCGAAGCAATCATCTACTACGGATTTTGGTGTAGGCCTTTTCCTGTTTGCCCGGTAGAAAAAGCAACGGCGACGTCAGAAACGCCGCCGTTGCAATGCCTTACTTGCTGACGCTGACGCCGTAGAAAGAATTCAAGCCGAATGGGCTGATCTTGAAATCCTGCACGTTGGCGCGCATGGGTTGGTACACCGTCGAGTGAGCGATAGGTGTCATCGGGACTGCATCTTTGAGGACGTGTTGCGCCTGTTTGTACAGTTCGGTGCGCTTGCCCTGATCGGTCGTGCGTTTGGCTTCTTTCACCAGACCGTCGAACTTCTTGTCGCACCACTTGGAGAAGTTGTTGCCGCTGAGCGAGTCGCAGCCGAACAGCACGTTCAGCCAGTTGTCCGGATCACCATTGTCACCGCTCCAGCCAATGATCATGGCCTGGTTCTCGCCACCTTTGGAACGCTTGATGTACTCGCCCCATTCGTAGCTGGTGATCTTCACTTTCAAGCCGATCTTGGCCCAGTCGGACTGGAGCATTTCGGCCATCAGCTTGGCGTTCGGGTTGTATGGACGTTGTACCGGCATCGCCCACAGCACGATTTCGGTACCTTCCTTGACGCCGGCTTCCTTGAGCAGCTGTTTGGCTTTCTCAGGGTCGTACTTGGTGTCTTTGATGGTGGTGTCGTAGGACCACTGGGTCGGCGGCATGGCGTTGACGGCCAGTTGACCCGCGCCCTGGTAAACCGAATCGATGATCTGCGGCTTGTTCACCGCCATGTCCAGCGCCTGGCGCACGCGCAGGTCAGCCAGTGGGTTGGCTTCGTTGCTGCCCTTGACCTTGTCCATCACGTTGTAGGCGATGTAGCCGAGGTTGAAACCGGCCTGATCCGGCATCTTCAGCGCTTTGTCTTCTTTCAGCGCCTTGAGGTCGGCCGGACGCGGGAACAGGGTGACCTGGCACTCGTTCTTTTTCAGCTTCTGGATACGCACCGACGGGTCGGTGGTGATGGCGAAGATCAGGTTGTCGATCTTCACGTCTTCCGGCTTCCAGTAATCCTTGTTGCCGGTGTAACGGATATTGGAATCTTTTTGGTAGCTCTTGAACACGAACGGACCAGTGCCGATCGGCTTCTGGTTGATGTCGGCGGCTTTGCCATCCTTGAGCAGCTGGGCCGCGTATTCGGCGGACTGCACGGAAGCGAAGCTCATCGCCAGGTTCTGGATGAACGCGGCGTCGACTTCTTTCAACGTGAACTTGACAGTGTGGTCGTCGACCTTATCGATCTTGGTGATGTTGGTGTCCATCCCCATGTCGGTGAAGTACGGGAATTCGGTCGGGTACGCCTTACGGAAAGGGTCGTCCTTGTTGATCATGCGGTTGAAAGTGAACAGCACGTCGTCGGCGTTGAATTCACGAGTCGGCTTGAAATACGGGGTGGTGTGGAACTTGACGCCTTCACGCAGGTGGAAGGTGTACGTCAGGCCGTCATCGGAAATGTCCCACTTGGTCGCCAGCCCAGGAATCACGGCGGTGCCGCCGCGCTCGAACTGGGTCAGACGGTTGAACATGGTTTCGGCTGAGGCGTCGAAGTCGGTTCCGGTGGTGTACTGGCCTGGGTCGAAACCGGCCGGGCTGCCTTCGGAGCAGAACACCAGGTTAGTCGCAGCGGATGCGAACGGTGCGGAGGCTAACAAGCCTGCGCCGACTAAAAACGGAATGACCGCGTGTTTAAGCATGTTGGCCTCATGATTTGTTGTCATTTTTTAGTAGTGAGGTACGACCTCGTGAGTCGTGCCTGCGGATACTTATGCAGGGGCCATACCCAATGCAAGATCCAGAGCGGTCGGCGGCGTCAAAGCGTGGCACGAACGTACCTTAATGTCGCATCCGTATAACTTCTGACGCATTTGACCGTTTGCGGGTGGTTTTTACGGTGCAAATCGAGCCCCAAAACAGTGCGCCGGTCACGTTGTGCGCGCTGCGTTGGGGCTCGGTGTTACCTATTTATACCCACGCCATAGAAGGGGGTGAGACCGAACGGGCTGATACGGAAATCAGTGACTTCCTTGCGCAGCGGCTGGAACACCGTGGAGTTGGCAATCGGCGTGATTGGCACTTGTTGTTTAAGGATCAGTTGCGCCTGTTGATACAGCTTTATCCGTTGCGCCTTATCAGTAGCAACCTTGGCTTGCTGAACGAGCTTGTCGTAGGCCGGGTCGCACCATTTGGCATAGTTGCTGCCCTTTACCGCCGCGCAGCTGTAGAGCACGCCGAGCCAGTTGTCCGGGTCGCCGTTGTCGCCGGTCCAGCCGTAGATCATCGCGTCGTGCTCGCCGTTTTTCGCGCGTTTGATGTACTCGCCCCACTCGTAGCTGACGATGTTGGCCTTGATGCCGATCTTCGCCCAGTCCTGCTGGATCATCTGCGCCGACATGCGTGCATTCGGGTTCGATGCGCGCTGCACTGTCATCGCCCAGAGGTTGATGGTTGTACCCGGCGCAACCCCTGCTTCTTTCAGTAGCACCCGGGCTTTTTCCGGGTCGTATGGCGCGTCCTTGATGTTCGAATCGTACGACCATTGCGCGGGCGGCAAGGCGTTGTGTGCCAACTGGCCGGCACTTTGGTAAACGGCCTTGATGATGGCCGGCTTGTCGATGGCCATGTCCAGCGCCTGACGCACCTTTAGCTGGTCCAGTGGCGGGTGCGTGGTGTTGTAGGCGAGGAAACCGAGGTTGAAACCGGGCTGCTTGAGCACGCGCAGGTTCGGGTCTTTTTCCATCACTTCGATATCGGCCGGGCGCGGGTAGCCGCTGACCTGGCATTCACCGGCCTTGAGTTTTTGCAGACGTACGGCCGCGTCCGGAGTGATCGAGAAAATCAGGTTATCGATCTTCACGTCTTCGGGTTTCCAGTAGGCCTTGTTCGCGACATAGCGGATCTGCGAATCCTTCTGGTAGCGCTTGAACACGAACGGGCCAGTGCCGATGGGTTTCTGATTGAGGTCGGCGGCTTTGCCTTCCTTCAATAGCTGCGCGGCGTATTCGGCCGACTGCACCGAGGCGAAGCTCATGGCGAGGTTCTGCACGAAGGCAGCGTCGACGTTGTTGAGATTGAAGCGCACGCTGTGCTCGTTGAGTTTTTCCACCGATTTGATCGTGGTGTTCAGGCCCATATCGGTGAAGTACGGGGACTCGGCGGGGTAGGCCTTGCGGAAGGCGTTAGCCGGGTCGAGCAGGCGCTGGAAGGTGAATACGACGTCGTCGGCGTTGAAGTCGCGGGTCGGGGTGAAGTAGTCGGTGGTGTGGAATTTCACCCCTTCGCGCAGGTGGAAGGTGTATTGCAGGCCGTCGCTGGAGACGTCCCATTTTGTCGCCAGGCCGGGCTCGATGTCGGTGCCGCCGCGCTGGAATTGGGTGAGGCGGTTGAAGACGGTTTCGGCGGAGGCGTCGAAGTCGGTGCCGCTGGTGTATTGGCTGGGGTCGAAGCCGGCGGGGCTGGCTTCGGAGCAGTAGACCAGGGTTGTGGCGGCATGTGTGATCGGGGCTATGGTCGTTAGTGCGAGGGTGATCAGTAGTGGTTTGAGGGTGAATCTTGGCATGGAGTCCCCGGGGATTTGCTGGCTATGTTTTTCAGGGTAGCGGGGATTTGCGGGGCTTCGGAAATATCGTTTTTCGTGTTGGGGTGTCTGTCTCGGTATATAGAGGCTTATGTTGTGTTGTTTTGGGTGTATATCCGTTGCTGCGGTAACGGCGGCTTATGGTTTCGCCTGACGGCGACTCACTTTTTTTACAAACGCCTAAAAAAAGTAAGCAAAAAAACGCTTGCTCCTGCGTACGGCCCTCGCAGGCTCGGGTCCCTTCGCTGCGGGACCGATCCGGGCGCAGCGGCTACGGTTTGCTTCGCTGCACCTCCTTCCGCTGTGTCTGGCTGCGCCAGACGGTCGCTGCGCTCCCACGCCCGGATCGATCC comes from the Pseudomonas granadensis genome and includes:
- a CDS encoding ABC transporter substrate-binding protein, producing MRHTLKLSALLGAGLLAASSASFAAQKSLVFCSEGSPAGFDTAQYTTATDNDAAEPLYNRLVEFEKGATNVVPGLATTWDISEDGLKYIFHLREGVKFHTTPYFKPSRDFNADDVLFTFNRMLDAQQPFRKAYPTEFPYFNGMSLNKNIAKVEKTGPLTVEFTLNSVDAAFIQNIAMSFAAILSAEYADKLLAEGKPSDINQKPIGTGPFVFKSYQKDSNIRYTANKQYWDPSRVKLDNLIFAINTDASVRVQKLKAGECQITLHPRPADVEALKADPKLQLISKPGFNLGYIAYNVRHKPFDQLEVRQALDMAVNKQGILNAVYQGAGQLAVNAMPPTQWSYDDTVKDAAYNPEKARELLKAAGVKEGTEITLWAMPVQRPYNPNAKLMAEMLQADWAKIGLKVKIVSYEWGEYIKRTKNGEHDVSLIGWTGDNGDPDNWLGTLYSCDAIGGNNYSMWCDPAYDKLIKQAKVVTDREQRTVLYKQAQQLLKQQVPITPVAHSTVNQPLSTKVEGFKVSPFGRNVFSGVSID
- a CDS encoding ABC transporter substrate-binding protein; this translates as MLKHAVIPFLVGAGLLASAPFASAATNLVFCSEGSPAGFDPGQYTTGTDFDASAETMFNRLTQFERGGTAVIPGLATKWDISDDGLTYTFHLREGVKFHTTPYFKPTREFNADDVLFTFNRMINKDDPFRKAYPTEFPYFTDMGMDTNITKIDKVDDHTVKFTLKEVDAAFIQNLAMSFASVQSAEYAAQLLKDGKAADINQKPIGTGPFVFKSYQKDSNIRYTGNKDYWKPEDVKIDNLIFAITTDPSVRIQKLKKNECQVTLFPRPADLKALKEDKALKMPDQAGFNLGYIAYNVMDKVKGSNEANPLADLRVRQALDMAVNKPQIIDSVYQGAGQLAVNAMPPTQWSYDTTIKDTKYDPEKAKQLLKEAGVKEGTEIVLWAMPVQRPYNPNAKLMAEMLQSDWAKIGLKVKITSYEWGEYIKRSKGGENQAMIIGWSGDNGDPDNWLNVLFGCDSLSGNNFSKWCDKKFDGLVKEAKRTTDQGKRTELYKQAQHVLKDAVPMTPIAHSTVYQPMRANVQDFKISPFGLNSFYGVSVSK
- a CDS encoding ABC transporter substrate-binding protein, which codes for MPRFTLKPLLITLALTTIAPITHAATTLVYCSEASPAGFDPSQYTSGTDFDASAETVFNRLTQFQRGGTDIEPGLATKWDVSSDGLQYTFHLREGVKFHTTDYFTPTRDFNADDVVFTFQRLLDPANAFRKAYPAESPYFTDMGLNTTIKSVEKLNEHSVRFNLNNVDAAFVQNLAMSFASVQSAEYAAQLLKEGKAADLNQKPIGTGPFVFKRYQKDSQIRYVANKAYWKPEDVKIDNLIFSITPDAAVRLQKLKAGECQVSGYPRPADIEVMEKDPNLRVLKQPGFNLGFLAYNTTHPPLDQLKVRQALDMAIDKPAIIKAVYQSAGQLAHNALPPAQWSYDSNIKDAPYDPEKARVLLKEAGVAPGTTINLWAMTVQRASNPNARMSAQMIQQDWAKIGIKANIVSYEWGEYIKRAKNGEHDAMIYGWTGDNGDPDNWLGVLYSCAAVKGSNYAKWCDPAYDKLVQQAKVATDKAQRIKLYQQAQLILKQQVPITPIANSTVFQPLRKEVTDFRISPFGLTPFYGVGINR